DNA sequence from the Bombus huntii isolate Logan2020A chromosome 16, iyBomHunt1.1, whole genome shotgun sequence genome:
TAgttgtaaaaaattaacaaattctgCGTTTGTACGAAACAAACAGAGATGAGTACAGTATCTCTATCTCTGTCTGAGACAATTATACCATGTCATGCATGCGCAGAACGAGAATCTTCTTGTCTCCCATGTTGATCTTCTACAATTAATCACAACTCAATTTTCGGACGGTTTTCCCTAGACTTCAGTGTATGAGTACCAAGACCTGTTTATAATATGATCGTGATAGTACATATGAGATATtactataattattaatataatagtatataattttttgaGGGAGCGTAGAGAATATTctcattatataaataattaataaattttttctaGGTACACGTATTGTTTATGAACGTGATTTCTTGATGAATTTACGAAATTCTCCCATATCACGAACACCACCACGAAATATGCCATCCATACCCGGAgagttattaaaaaatacatcaAATCTCTCAACATCAACGAAAAATCAAATTAACAAAGGTCAATACTTATTTCACTAGGTTATCACAAGACTACTAGTaaattatagatttttatgtatttgtaGGAAATGTAAACGTGCAAAATTGCATGGTGTTCATGAAAATATCTGTTTGTATAAACATCTGCAGTCTGATTGCAATAATTTGATTTAGATTTTGGATAGATTATGCCATAACTTTTTGATTGTAACATGTTACAGATACTCCAGTAATTGAAGAATCTGCAGAACAATTTGAGATGGACATGTAAGAAACTGTAATTACAATATATTCATGTTGTGCCAGCCACTTTAATGAATAGTAAGAATCAATATataacagaaaaatatattagcaatttttatataactaTGTGCCATTAGGGGCCTTAAATAGTAATAAGTGTTTATAACATctaaaaatgttaaatgtaATTGATATAGTTACACTGATTCATTGCATTATCATCTTATATGCTAATAAAGGTgacaaaaaatttttatcagTACATTCATGTTTGCACTATTggatgtattactttataatttcACATATATTTGTACTACAtgaataaatgatattttgataataaaagTTGTTACCTGTGAATCATAGTTATAGACTTATTAGGGAGCTATTTTAGTCCATAGAGAGTTTATTTTTGTTATGTAAACTAAGTTATTTgacttttatttcaatataatgttttaatatgattaaatattttcacaatTAAGTTTTATACAATCGAATTTTGTAGATTAAAGTATATCATAAAACAGATGAAAAATTTTCAAtctttaacatttattttatataacatatacatacaacataacaatttattttataaaaggaatatggaaaatttgataaaagtaaagaaaatcgaatatatatttttcttttcctatgaaaatgatattttagaAATTCAAAATGTTTAACAGATTTAATCATCATGAAGATTTAAttataagttataaattatattaaatatcaatatataaaattctatgtatttaaatatacatttgtttctttcatataaaataatttcgtataaaatattacattttcatttattaaagagttaaaacgaatatatattatatatttgtcaAAGATTAGCCAATATTTGTATAActattatattgttatatcaCATTAACATAGCttaataatgtatattttatgcCATTAAAGTGCGTTAAAATTCAGGtaaatatattgtatgcattttCTCCAGTTAtgttttgaattttgaatattctgTCTAAAATAACTTTCGCCACATTGACTTTTGTTCCATTATTGTCATAATCGTTGTAATAAATTAGTTCACAAAGATCTGCACATTCTGGATCAGCATCTATTAactgttttaattttttataaaatttctgtaTGATACATTTGCAGTATTTCTTATAAACATTTGTTTCATTGTGAGCATGTTTTTGAACTTCATGGAAAGTTAACAAAGGTGTTGCACCTTCTACCACTATGTAGAAAGGTGTCTCTAATCTTAGACCATTGGgataaattttgtatacaCTGTTGTGATATGTTCGCCCTTTAACTCCTGCTCGATTCAACACTTCCTTCTCTAAATTCATTGCACTTTCCATCCAATGATATGAAGCTTCTTTAAGATTAGGTGGAATGTATGATGATGAaggaattaaaataaatagttTGTGAACacttatatatataccatGATTGTcttcaatattttctatcttttcaaTTAAACCTTTGTTAATAGATCCTGTTGAAGGAAGTATTATTCTTAAATATCCATAATAATAACTGTATGCCATAGAGGTTCCATAATCCAAACCTTTCATTGACTCAATATCAAaagtattttcttttctcttttcataTGAGTTTGTGAttagtaataatatatatgaaattccaGAGCATATAAAACACGTGAATGCGCCAAATATTTGTATgtagttataaatataataatatttagtCATGGTTAGCATAATGAAACATATTAAAGAAATGTAAAACAACATATTTAAACTAAATTTAATATCACTGTTTTTCACGACCAAAATATTCATACTATGGAtacattgaaataaaatagttaaaatcttcaaaactatgaaataaaacaatataacaAAGACATAATTTTGTATAGTAGGTATACTTCCATTTGTTATTTCCAAGTATATTTCTGCTGTAATGCTTACAACAGTGCAATTCATTAGAAGTAAGTATATATACTCATCCATTTTAATGTTTTTCATCAATATCAATATGTTACGTTAATTGAGACTGCAAATGATAAATAGAATAAGTAAAATCATCTATGATaaatttacttattattatttattactaatcagtatttcaataaatttacctgtttgattattaataagATTTTTTTAAAGTCCTATGTGAATCTCCTTTGTAACTCAACATTGCCAAATGACGAATACGagtaagaaaaagataaataatttttcaaacttcTCTTTActatagataaatagataaaatagATAGGTagataaaaaaagattaaagatTTGAAAAATGCTTTGCGTTAAGCAACAGGATAGACttaatatacttatatatatcaGGTAACAAGATGAAGCGGGAACAAAACAGAGACAGAGAGGTAgcaaaagaggaagagaaaggtAGTTCACGTATCGCTAGGTCAGAGCGCTGTTAACGTAAGTGAAACAAGTCGATTGACCTACGGTACAATCGAAACCATGTACGATCGATAAAGTCCATTATCTGGAAACATTTTCTGCAAAAATTACTTAGCTCTTTCCATGCTTGTTTATTTCCCGAGTAGAATACGATATAAGTGTAAATCGGTCACAAGTGCATTGCAAGCTAAAATATCCCAGCAGGTGATTTTTGTTGCTGATTAGCGCCATATCCCACAATGGACCAATCAGCTGCTCGGTAAACCGCCGTAAAACCTCGAATCTGTCCGCAGACGAATGACAACAAAAGAGACTGATAGAAGTCGCGCGCGCGAGACAGTGGATTTTTTTCGCGACTCCGCCGTGAAGATTTGCGGTTTTTTCCATTTTGTTGCTCGCCGCGAATAACGTCGGTTTGACCGGTGGTGAAAGCGTCGAGGAATATGAAGAGAAGAAATGTCGAGTGTGGTAAGCTTCGGAGGCCCTTGAAACGCAACAAGCTCACTGAGGGGATCTACGGAAGGTAAGTTTTCGCCGCCATATGTCTTCTCATTTGGAACGgctaattttaaaaataaccaAAAATCTGACCGATCGCCCCTCGAGATATTTGTCAAATCGTCGATCGAAAACTGTTACGTACTTTCGGGTTGATGCGAAGTGCGAAACCTCTGTGATACATTGTGTCAATACGTGATCATCCACCGCTTCCCAGAAGCTGCTTGACATTTCACTAAAACCTTGACCATGTGTGCCTGTTTTTTACAAAAACATTTGTTGAGTTACATCTTTATAATTGTTTTCTTACCTGCATTCACAATCTTTCGCCTAACGTGCCATGTAATTGAAAGATTTTTATGTCTAACCACATCAAAGAAATTTGCCAGTTCAACAACTTTTCCTTCAGTTATTCCCTTTTCTTAAAAACTATATTAATATTGGCTTAcatcatataattatataatttagatttgtcatttattttatttagttaAGAGGTGCTTATTTTGTTTTGTCGCAGTGTTTATttcctttgaaatattttatacttttgcGATTGTAGATCcttaattatataattgtgTTACAagaatgataataaaataatgaaattttttatttcagtaCTTTACTTTATCTAAAATTTCTCCTACTATGGGCCATGGTAATTTTGGCAGACTTCATTTTAGAATTCCGATTTGAATTTTTGTGGCCGTTTTGGCTACTTCTCAGAAGTGTTTacgattcttttaaatatcaaGGCTTGGTAAGTAATCCACATTTCAaaacacgtgtgcttatacctgattttaaaataacatagACTATTATATTTCCAGGCCTTctctgtattttttatttgtattgcTCTTACATCAGATatgatttgtttctttttcatacCAGTACATTGGTTGTTTTTTGCTGCTAGCACTTATGTTTGGGTACAATATGTTTGGCATACAGGTAAATATAAACATATCTTTAGGTTGtttgaattaatttaattgcaatgagattgatataaatatattgtatatggAACAGATAAAGGTGTGTGCCTTCCAACTGTGATGTTATGGTTACTATTTCTATACATAGAAGCAGCAGTTCGATTAAGAGATTTGAGACATATGCCCTTTCATTTGGATCTTTGTCGACCATTCGCAGCGCATtggtatatatatttttgttattatactctcttttctttctttatttacgCATTTACTCTTTGCCACTGAATATTGTAAGATACACTTCAGAGGAACAATTTTATGACtaacaaaaaaataataacCTATTCCTATGTTACTGTACAAAATTGCTATTTTAATGTTGAATTGACAATATCAATTcaaaagtaataataaaaataattataagtaatatcttttttcagCATTGGTTATCCTGTAGTTACATTAGGTTTTGGTTTTAAGAGCTACATTGGCTACAGAATGAGACAGGTAAATctgtaataaatacataatcaTTCAAAGactatttttaaacgttttatttACATAACTGCCTTTTTTTGCCagagaaaacaaaaagatGTAGCGAAGGAGAATGAATTCTACCTACAACTACTGCAGCAAGCACTGCCTCTAGAGCAACAAACTTCCACTACGATACAACCGATACAAGTTCAATCACAAACACATATTACAACACTAGAGCAACATGTTAAatcacaaaataataaattaaatttgcaGTGCAATCCAAGTCCTGAAAAAAGTAGAGGTagtttgtatttattttcaacttttaatatatatataatagtaaaataataatatagctTAATCATAAAATGCATTGTAGGAAGCAGTAATAATTCTGTAGAAACAGGTGTACAAAATGGTAGTTTACATATAGGGACACAAATTACATCAACAAACCAAAATGTAACAACAAAAAATAATCATAGGAAGTCCTTAGACAAAGGTGAAAAGCAAGAAGAGCAACATAATAAGCATAATGTAACAAATGTATCACAATCTGATAAAAACGATAAAAGATTTATACATACAAATGGGAATACTGTTAATCACAGTGATATGCAGTTCATTGAAAGAGTTGGGTAAGTTGGGTGACATGTGTATCTTGGAAACTAAACAGTATCcatattatgtaaaataataaaagattcgttaacagtttaaataaaaattacagatCAATAAATGATTTTGATGCCAATGAAATAGagaaagataaatttattaaaggTGCAAATTGTGGGCATACTACAATAAAATCACAGACTAATGGTTCTGTAACAGGAAAGtggaataatataaaagaaaatcgGGAATCATCGTCCACTGTTAATACTCAACGTGAACGAAAAACACGTCAAGTGAAAGCCACGGTTGATAATATAACTGAGCAGCAAAAGCAGCAAGACGAATATTGTCAAAGGTATGTTATTTACATCAATTAGTGAATTAacaaaaatgttattttatgcAACATATTTTTTGTGCTCCTTCATTTCTATATCCATATATAAAATTGTGATTTAATACTGTGTATACTTATACTTTCTTTATTCCTTAATCCTTATGATTTTCTTAAAAtgtaattgttatttttattgaattgaAAGATATGCAACTCTATATTATCAGATTTTTTCTTTAGTGTAATATAATATCGTTTAAATAGGTTACTGATGTGTCGCAGGCTTGAAGCTGACATAAAACGCTTGAAGTCAGATCTGCAATCCAGTCGACAACTGGAACAGGAACTTCGTTCCCAGATTAGTTCTCTACAAAATGGAGAACGTCAAGCTAAGGGTGATATACAGCAACTTCAGCACGATAACGATCAGTTGCAAAGCAAGTGCGTATACACACACACAGTATCATTTCTATATTGTTAAAATTGTACTTAAAAGatctatttttcttccaataCACGTATACGCGTAGATATTTTTACactattaaatatatttttatttatatacataaatatttttattttggatAGATTAAATGGATTAGTAACAGCTCGTCAATTAGATAAACAAACAATGTCTTCGTTGGAAAAACGAATCGCAGAAGAGCGGAAACAGCGCACTGCTTGCGAAGCATCTTTAGTTTCCGAGAGGCGAGCACGACGAGCTGCAGAAGAAGCACGATCTGCAATTCCGCCTCCACCTCCGCCACTTATTAGACAAGAATGTACAGATACTTGTAAAAGTCGTAGGACACAAATGGAACAAGATCTCAAAAACTTACGGCGAGAACTTAAAACGAAGGAAGAGAGGTAAAgatgttgaaataataaaaaaaattttatgtaaataaaattttaaatataaatgtaagcTGACACAtcggaatataaaatatctatcggaatataaaataatatctataGTGTCGTAAATATACTAAGTAATAgtcaaaatttcattcaaatgtaaataattaaattaagttCAAGGGtttttaatatgttaataattaaatacttttttGTATTGTAAATTCACTAAACTATATATCAGATGttaatttcttatatattttcttaggTGCAACatattagaaaaagatgtaACTCGTTGTAAGGAAAATCATAAAGAGTCTGAAATTTTACTCGGTGCACTAAATGCGCTACAAGATAAAACTGCGCATTTAGAAGACAGCTTAAGTGCAGAAACGCGCATAAAGCTTGATTTATTTTCTGCACTTGGTGAAGCCAAGCGACAATTAGAAATCAGAGAAAGTAAGTAGGATTCgatttacaattataaatctttaatatttttggtAATCAAGGAAATGTATAAACTTAAGTGGGACCGAAGCATCAATTTCTCAAACatagttttatttatataaacgattttagtatatgtatattaaattgatatatatatgtatttatgtatgtatgtgtatgttAAATATCGCATATTGTTGAATCAGGTTTAATTAGATCTCaagaaaaggaaattgaaATGTTAAAAGCAAAAATAGCTCAAGATTTAGCTGTGATGCCACAAGATACGTTTGGACCTGCGCCAACCTGTGCGACATCTAAGCTTCGATTAAATAATGAAGTACGAGTAGCAGGTACGAAAATACGTTCAAATGAAAGTCTCTGTCCAGGGTGTACAGTTTCAAATTTGGATCCAAATGCGACAGCGTATACACCTAAGAATTCCCTAATAGCGTCTACCGAAGCTTGAAGAAACAATTTTTGGCCACATTATGACTTCACAAAAGTTGggtatatatttcataaacatGTTTCAGTCTGTTTCTCAATGGAagtataaatatgaatttatgtTTTATACGTGCATATACTTGTTTTATTGAAATCAAagttttgtatttaaaatccGTAGGACTAATGAGACGTAAGATCTTTTTAACACTTATAATGTAGAATATTTGTGTAACATTTGCTTAAAAAACGTGGCTCATGCtataaatttgtcaaatttcaTAACAGGagatatcttttataaatgtCTTCCATGGGAGGCTTCTAGAAACATGTTTTATATCGTACTTGTCACCTGAACTAATACAACGTTATTAACTACTTATGACCATGGGACGTGACTAAtactaaattaaaaaagtatttaaaaattagttaCGTTCTGTTAAACGTGCTGTAGGTCGATCTAACAGGTACCTTCTTCATCTTTTTGGTACTTGCAACAGATGTATTAAGAAGAATTAAAACTAAAGTGAGGCAACAGTGACACGCGTAATCTAGTTatagataattattaaattttaaattaaatttagtaCTTCTATTTAGATGGTAACGTTTGATAAATTTACTGTTGACGTTTAACAGAAAACTGtatattttactaattttttataGCGTTCGAATTATATCGATTTTCACATAACactttctatttaaaaataccaTAATGTAGATATAAAGAGCTAGAAAAACGATATAAATTGGATCGACGAACGACTAGCGGCATATCTTATTTGTTAGAAGCATAGAAAAATTGAAGACTCAATCTGTATTTGATCCTCCTACAGCATATGCCTAAATCTATGACGACTTGTTATAGACACAAATCTTGTTCAAGTCGTAATCCGAAGCTAGTCCAGCATACAAACTGTATTTAATGTCTTTGGCAAATGAAGCCATTTTAAGTCATGTGATCATCCAAAACCAGCCATTAATACACATTGAAAAACCTGCCGTTATCATTTGAGAGGATTGATGTAAATGTTAGAAACgccaaatttattttgaaataatcaCCAACGTAttgattctctctctctctctctctctcatatttctctacattttttatattttttaaatgtctCTGTAAACCTTTTTAGTTTAGTGGTACAATTGTGTATTGGCTTTCGAACGGTGCGAAATAAGTGTTAATGTTTCATAATGATTTTTTGAAACGTGTACAGTGTTTTATGTGATAgatagaaattttgtaaacaaaggaatttttaagttaagtatattataattggTAATGAAGGGATAGATTTATTTTACCCAATTTGTTTGATGAGCTTCAAGAGATAAACTAATGTGTAATGCCACGCGCGCGTTTATTTATGTACTGAACTGTTAAATCGTACATATAGGTAATCGAATCATTTTTCCAAATTGAacttctaatttttaatagCGTTATTAATATTGGAATTATACGGTTTTTCATTGAGCAGTCTGGAGGAATgaaacagatttttttttaatttatccgCAAACGTCTTCCTTTCACACATTTGATGGatacatttaatgtatataatgTGTGTcccttttataatattataagttTCGCTATTATCAACCAGCGATGATGTAATTTAGTAAAAGTTGATTATCATTGactatttatataatatatattacttacgCGATAcgtcgtttctctttctctttcatcgTTTTTATACTACTTTTTACATACCTGATTTATAAGTTTAATGTTGAAAAcattaaattcattttttataatttttaagagtAATATATTAAACACCGAACGATGTGTATGTataagaattaattattaacacttgaatattttgtagaaaaataattgaattctcTTTAAATCTTTTTCATTGATGAAGTATTAAAAGATTAAGAGCAACATTAGAGTTTATATCAGCATATTCTTTCTAAGGTATAATAAACAAGTTAATTCCTTCACAAAAAAATAGTTGAGATGCAAGTTTTAGGAAAAGATGGCATTACGTATAAAAGATCTCTAGAAAAAGAtgtgaattttatatatgcTTTAAATCCGCAAGAAAGCCAGTACCTGCTTGCTccaatgaatattaattaacgacTGGTTGATATCATAAAAGTCATTCTTCCATGATTGTATATATAAAGCACTGTCatgacaatttattaataacataGTGGATCATGACCAACTAGTCAAATGAATTTCTATAAgcacaaatatttattaaatatctaaTATTCATTTGATATTTCTGTCCTTACATGAAAAAGCAATAACAATTACTGTTTCTTctcattaattaaaattataaaagatttATCGATATTATCATCAAACTGTtaagtttattaattaatt
Encoded proteins:
- the LOC126874386 gene encoding macoilin-1 isoform X1 — encoded protein: MKRRNVECGKLRRPLKRNKLTEGIYGSTLLYLKFLLLWAMVILADFILEFRFEFLWPFWLLLRSVYDSFKYQGLAFSVFFICIALTSDMICFFFIPVHWLFFAASTYVWVQYVWHTDKGVCLPTVMLWLLFLYIEAAVRLRDLRHMPFHLDLCRPFAAHCIGYPVVTLGFGFKSYIGYRMRQRKQKDVAKENEFYLQLLQQALPLEQQTSTTIQPIQVQSQTHITTLEQHVKSQNNKLNLQCNPSPEKSRGRSSNNSVETGVQNGSLHIGTQITSTNQNVTTKNNHRKSLDKGEKQEEQHNKHNVTNVSQSDKNDKRFIHTNGNTVNHSDMQFIERVGLNKNYRSINDFDANEIEKDKFIKGANCGHTTIKSQTNGSVTGKWNNIKENRESSSTVNTQRERKTRQVKATVDNITEQQKQQDEYCQRLLMCRRLEADIKRLKSDLQSSRQLEQELRSQISSLQNGERQAKGDIQQLQHDNDQLQSKLNGLVTARQLDKQTMSSLEKRIAEERKQRTACEASLVSERRARRAAEEARSAIPPPPPPLIRQECTDTCKSRRTQMEQDLKNLRRELKTKEERCNILEKDVTRCKENHKESEILLGALNALQDKTAHLEDSLSAETRIKLDLFSALGEAKRQLEIRESLIRSQEKEIEMLKAKIAQDLAVMPQDTFGPAPTCATSKLRLNNEVRVAGTKIRSNESLCPGCTVSNLDPNATAYTPKNSLIASTEA
- the LOC126874386 gene encoding macoilin-1 isoform X4, coding for MKRRNVECGKLRRPLKRNKLTEGIYGSTLLYLKFLLLWAMVILADFILEFRFEFLWPFWLLLRSVYDSFKYQGLAFSVFFICIALTSDMICFFFIPVHWLFFAASTYVWVQYVWHTDKGVCLPTVMLWLLFLYIEAAVRLRDLRHMPFHLDLCRPFAAHCIGYPVVTLGFGFKSYIGYRMRQRKQKDVAKENEFYLQLLQQALPLEQQTSTTIQPIQVQSQTHITTLEQHVKSQNNKLNLQCNPSPEKSRGRSSNNSVETGVQNGSLHIGTQITSTNQNVTTKNNHRKSLDKGEKQEEQHNKHNVTNVSQSDKNDKRFIHTNGNTVNHSDMQFIERVGLNKNYRSINDFDANEIEKDKFIKGANCGHTTIKSQTNGSVTGKWNNIKENRESSSTVNTQRERKTRQVKATVDNITEQQKQQDEYCQRLEADIKRLKSDLQSSRQLEQELRSQISSLQNGERQAKGDIQQLQHDNDQLQSKLNGLVTARQLDKQTMSSLEKRIAEERKQRTACEASLVSERRARRAAEEARSAIPPPPPPLIRQECTDTCKSRRTQMEQDLKNLRRELKTKEERCNILEKDVTRCKENHKESEILLGALNALQDKTAHLEDSLSAETRIKLDLFSALGEAKRQLEIRESLIRSQEKEIEMLKAKIAQDLAVMPQDTFGPAPTCATSKLRLNNEVRVAGTKIRSNESLCPGCTVSNLDPNATAYTPKNSLIASTEA
- the LOC126874395 gene encoding stimulator of interferon genes protein homolog yields the protein MKNIKMDEYIYLLLMNCTVVSITAEIYLEITNGSIPTIQNYVFVILFYFIVLKILTILFQCIHSMNILVVKNSDIKFSLNMLFYISLICFIMLTMTKYYYIYNYIQIFGAFTCFICSGISYILLLITNSYEKRKENTFDIESMKGLDYGTSMAYSYYYGYLRIILPSTGSINKGLIEKIENIEDNHGIYISVHKLFILIPSSSYIPPNLKEASYHWMESAMNLEKEVLNRAGVKGRTYHNSVYKIYPNGLRLETPFYIVVEGATPLLTFHEVQKHAHNETNVYKKYCKCIIQKFYKKLKQLIDADPECADLCELIYYNDYDNNGTKVNVAKVILDRIFKIQNITGENAYNIFT
- the LOC126874386 gene encoding macoilin-1 isoform X2 is translated as MKRRNVECGKLRRPLKRNKLTEGIYGSTLLYLKFLLLWAMVILADFILEFRFEFLWPFWLLLRSVYDSFKYQGLAFSVFFICIALTSDMICFFFIPVHWLFFAASTYVWVQYVWHTDKGVCLPTVMLWLLFLYIEAAVRLRDLRHMPFHLDLCRPFAAHCIGYPVVTLGFGFKSYIGYRMRQRKQKDVAKENEFYLQLLQQALPLEQQTSTTIQPIQVQSQTHITTLEQHVKSQNNKLNLQCNPSPEKSRGSSNNSVETGVQNGSLHIGTQITSTNQNVTTKNNHRKSLDKGEKQEEQHNKHNVTNVSQSDKNDKRFIHTNGNTVNHSDMQFIERVGLNKNYRSINDFDANEIEKDKFIKGANCGHTTIKSQTNGSVTGKWNNIKENRESSSTVNTQRERKTRQVKATVDNITEQQKQQDEYCQRLLMCRRLEADIKRLKSDLQSSRQLEQELRSQISSLQNGERQAKGDIQQLQHDNDQLQSKLNGLVTARQLDKQTMSSLEKRIAEERKQRTACEASLVSERRARRAAEEARSAIPPPPPPLIRQECTDTCKSRRTQMEQDLKNLRRELKTKEERCNILEKDVTRCKENHKESEILLGALNALQDKTAHLEDSLSAETRIKLDLFSALGEAKRQLEIRESLIRSQEKEIEMLKAKIAQDLAVMPQDTFGPAPTCATSKLRLNNEVRVAGTKIRSNESLCPGCTVSNLDPNATAYTPKNSLIASTEA
- the LOC126874386 gene encoding macoilin-1 isoform X5, which encodes MKRRNVECGKLRRPLKRNKLTEGIYGSTLLYLKFLLLWAMVILADFILEFRFEFLWPFWLLLRSVYDSFKYQGLAFSVFFICIALTSDMICFFFIPVHWLFFAASTYVWVQYVWHTDKGVCLPTVMLWLLFLYIEAAVRLRDLRHMPFHLDLCRPFAAHCIGYPVVTLGFGFKSYIGYRMRQRKQKDVAKENEFYLQLLQQALPLEQQTSTTIQPIQVQSQTHITTLEQHVKSQNNKLNLQCNPSPEKSRGSSNNSVETGVQNGSLHIGTQITSTNQNVTTKNNHRKSLDKGEKQEEQHNKHNVTNVSQSDKNDKRFIHTNGNTVNHSDMQFIERVGSINDFDANEIEKDKFIKGANCGHTTIKSQTNGSVTGKWNNIKENRESSSTVNTQRERKTRQVKATVDNITEQQKQQDEYCQRLLMCRRLEADIKRLKSDLQSSRQLEQELRSQISSLQNGERQAKGDIQQLQHDNDQLQSKLNGLVTARQLDKQTMSSLEKRIAEERKQRTACEASLVSERRARRAAEEARSAIPPPPPPLIRQECTDTCKSRRTQMEQDLKNLRRELKTKEERCNILEKDVTRCKENHKESEILLGALNALQDKTAHLEDSLSAETRIKLDLFSALGEAKRQLEIRESLIRSQEKEIEMLKAKIAQDLAVMPQDTFGPAPTCATSKLRLNNEVRVAGTKIRSNESLCPGCTVSNLDPNATAYTPKNSLIASTEA
- the LOC126874399 gene encoding eukaryotic translation initiation factor 4E-binding protein, giving the protein MSASPIARQATQSQNIPSKRVVINDPSQLPIDYSSTPGGTLFSTTPGGTRIVYERDFLMNLRNSPISRTPPRNMPSIPGELLKNTSNLSTSTKNQINKDTPVIEESAEQFEMDM
- the LOC126874386 gene encoding macoilin-1 isoform X3, yielding MKRRNVECGKLRRPLKRNKLTEGIYGSTLLYLKFLLLWAMVILADFILEFRFEFLWPFWLLLRSVYDSFKYQGLAFSVFFICIALTSDMICFFFIPVHWLFFAASTYVWVQYVWHTDKGVCLPTVMLWLLFLYIEAAVRLRDLRHMPFHLDLCRPFAAHCIGYPVVTLGFGFKSYIGYRMRQRKQKDVAKENEFYLQLLQQALPLEQQTSTTIQPIQVQSQTHITTLEQHVKSQNNKLNLQCNPSPEKSRGRSSNNSVETGVQNGSLHIGTQITSTNQNVTTKNNHRKSLDKGEKQEEQHNKHNVTNVSQSDKNDKRFIHTNGNTVNHSDMQFIERVGSINDFDANEIEKDKFIKGANCGHTTIKSQTNGSVTGKWNNIKENRESSSTVNTQRERKTRQVKATVDNITEQQKQQDEYCQRLLMCRRLEADIKRLKSDLQSSRQLEQELRSQISSLQNGERQAKGDIQQLQHDNDQLQSKLNGLVTARQLDKQTMSSLEKRIAEERKQRTACEASLVSERRARRAAEEARSAIPPPPPPLIRQECTDTCKSRRTQMEQDLKNLRRELKTKEERCNILEKDVTRCKENHKESEILLGALNALQDKTAHLEDSLSAETRIKLDLFSALGEAKRQLEIRESLIRSQEKEIEMLKAKIAQDLAVMPQDTFGPAPTCATSKLRLNNEVRVAGTKIRSNESLCPGCTVSNLDPNATAYTPKNSLIASTEA